The Chlamydiota bacterium genome segment CATGTCTGCTGGATCAAGACGGGCAATCCCACGGCCTACATCTCTCACCAAGGCTTCTACCACACGAAAAGTGAGGGAGTTTGTAGAGTGAACTTGTTCCTTTTTTACGATGCTACTCATCATTCACCTCGTTTCCAAAACCCAGATTAAACATCAGAATAAAAATAGCGCGTCAAGGATGAAGCTTTTGCTTCAAGCCTTGAGCCTCGAGCCTATTTTCATAGTTGAGGTTCGGAAAAGACCGCTTTTTCATTTGACCTTCTTCTTAAGCTTCAACTCCAACATTCCATTTTTGTAACTCATCTGAGCACCCTCTGATTCCACCGATGTTTTAAGCAAAATCTCTTTGCTGTACTTACGCTTTCCTGTCGTGGACAAACTCACCACATCCCCATGAACCTCGTAGTGGATCTCGTTCTCGCTTACCCCCGGCAGCTCAGAAACAATTTGCACCGTATCACCATCCTCAAAGACATCCACAATAGGCTCTCGGGCCTCTTCCACCACAGGCCCTTTTGGGGTTTTTTTAATATTGCCAAAGGCCTCAACTACGGGTTTTGTCGTTCCACCGGCCCCTGCCATGGTCCGAACGGTGAAGCCAAACACCCCCTTCATATCCTTCTGGCCAGGCACTGTAAATTCACCCTCCTTTTGGATGACACCTCCCTCTTCCTTAATCTTGTCAGCAAGCTCAATTAAATTCCCCAATCCTTGAAATAACCCGCCGAAAAGACCTCCGGATTTAAATTCGAAGGGAAATTTAACCTCTTCATCTGACTTATCTTTTTTCTTTTCTTTTTTCATATCCTTTCCTCCCGTAACTACTCAGGTTGTTTAGGCTGTAGGCTGTTAGTTTCCATTTCAAACGCTCCAGAGCTTTATGTGATCGCGCAGGCTAACAGCCTACAGCCTATAGTCTATCTCAATACGCCAGACTCATCTTCTTCACCCGACTGCCATTCTCTCGCAATTCCTTTTGTTCAATTTTTTTGTGAGGTCGCCTGCCTGAAAGCTTTCGATACTGGCTCTCAGTCCCCAGGATATCCGCATCAATCCCTTTCATAATCTCCTTGGCTTCGTGCAACTGATGCGTCAAGGTGTTGATTTTACTGAGTAAACTCTGCCGCCTGACTGTGAGAATATAAAGCCGATTGACCTGTTGAACTGTTCCCGTATTCTTAAGAGTAATGGTTCGAATATCTGAAGACCCTCGACTATTTGAAGATCTCTTCAGTAATTTCATTTGCACTGGCATGGCCCTCCTTTTTTACCCCCACACCAAACCCAGAAACGGCCGAAGAACCTTATCATGCGCCCGTCACCCGGTTAAGATCCCAAAATTTCCACCGAACCTCTGCCGGGTTTGGTGTGGGGGTTTATTTTCCTTTCTGTTTTTTCCCGTTTGAACCAAACTGATGAATCGCCTCCTCCACCACTTCTTTGACCTTGGCCGAAGTTGTCTTGCTTCCGATTCTTGAAGTCTCTGAACAAAGAACATCCAAACAAATCTGCTTAAAAATAGGATCGTTCGGATCAAGAGAAATCCCCTTCCTATAATCCTGAACGGTTTTGGCGATCATGATACAGCCTCGAATGGTGGGTGCGAATTCATACTGGCCATGCTCCCTTAAATACCGCACGATCTTTACAATCTTTAAGGCAACTTCCTTGGGAAGTCCTGATCTTCTTGCCGTAATCGCGCATTCCGTCTCTTCATCGAAGGGCTCCAGATCCAATGTAACCATCCGGTCCCGGAGCGCATCTTGAGAGCGGTGAACGCCCGCGTATTCCTCCGGATTAGAAGTAAAAATGGCCCGAAAATTTGGATGAACCTTAATGCAACTCTCTCCATCGTCTCTACCCCCTCCTGGAAGATCCAAAATTCCCTCCTGAAGCACCGAAAGAAGAACATTATTGGCCTCAGGTCTTGAACGGGTAAATTCATCATAAATCAACGTATAACCATTTTCTACAGCGACCGTCAGACGGTTATCCACCCATCGCTTGGAAGAATCCTCTTCAACCTTCAAGACAGAAGCGATAAAATTATCTCGAAGCTTTCTCACATGATAACCCGTCTGGGCACCCACCAGCTCGTTCGTGGTCAATTGTTCATCCCCATGGACCATAATCACTGGCCTTTCTAAAAGCTCGGCAACACGCAGGGCCGACGTTGTTTTCCCCGTCCCCGAAATTCCTCTAAAATGGACAGGGAAACCTGCATTCAAATAGTGAAGGGCCCTCTCTTGAATCCCTTTAACGAAGGGCGTCTCCACAAAATCCGCCCCCGCCTTCGGTTGCAAAATTGTAATCTCACTGGTTTGCATTTTATTTCCTCCTAAAGTGACCCCAACCCAGGCAGGCATTACGAATGTTCTGGATGTTGAACCCAACTCCACCTCCACGGTAATAACGGTAGGTGCGACAGGGGGTGATCAGGTAGTCTCGTTCTTGAATTACTTTACGCATTTTAAACCTCAGGGACGACCAAGCCCCCCGGCGTACACCGGGGGGCGTAATCTTCCACGAAATTTCATTATTTATTTATGCTTCTTGTTAGTCGTTTTTGGCGCAGCCTTCTCAGCCATATTATTCACACTCGCATCGAAGTGTCGCCTCTTCTCTGCCATCGTCTTTGCAACTTTCTGAAATGCCTGATGGCCAGCCTTGCATTCCTGATGAAATGCCCTATTCTCCTTTCGGAATCCCTGACACAATTTACCGACATTGTCGGTCAGGTCACCCACAAAAGTTCCTAAATCCGCATACAACTCTCTTGCCATTGCCTTGCGATCTTTCCTTGTGTGATCTAGAAACTTATGAGCATCATCCGTTATTCTATTGACCTCTGCGACATTATGCCCAAGAAAATTAATACGGTCATTGAATGACGCAACGAAACTTTCCGCTAAGTTCGTCATATCCGCAGCGAATCCCATGATATTCATCTCCTTTCTTAATCAGGATAAACTTCGTATCCTGTAATCGCCTCTATCCCCTCTTTCCCTGATGACTTCTCGTCCTCCCCGTCGTTTCGGCCTGGATAAGTCAAATGTTCAACATCGGCCAAAGCGGCGGTCCCAAGCCTAAGCTTACAACCTAAATCATCAAGGGTCTTTTTGAATTCCCTTAAGGTCAGCTCATCCTTTCTCTGAAAAAGATACTGCATCTTCTCCCCAATCAAAGTCTGTTCTTCTTGAAAACACTTTAGACTCACTCTTGTCTGGGCAATGGAATCTTGAACCGCCTTTTCCAAAGAAAGGATGTCTCGGAAAATTCCCTCCTCAACCACTCTCTTCAACTGATCCGCCAACTCCCTTTGCCTTTTTAGAAAAGAATGTAAAGTCAGCTTAATCTCTTTCTCTCTAGCCCATTGATGAGCCAAAAGGGGCATCGTGAGTACATCAAAATCCTTTTTCCTAAGCGATTCGACTCTGGACAACGTTTCTCTTAAATTTTCCCGAACCATTTGATTGGCAACATGACACTGATCAAACGTGTCGAGACTTTTTTCGATAATCTCCTGTACGGCACAAATTCTCTCATCGTAACCCCTGATTACATCCCCTGTAATTCTTTTAATCTCTTCCGTCTCCATAGCGCTCATGAAAACTCCTCCATTCTCACTTGAAAAGCCTGGTTTGGCGAACTCAAGCTCACTTTGAATCATCCGCTAAACTCGTGTTTGAGGTCAGTCCGACAAACCATTTCCCTCGTATCCCGAGGGATGCCTTTTCCTTATGCAGGCTGAGCCGCCGTCTGTGTAAGACCAATCGCTTCAGCATACTTGAGATACGTCTCAACACCTGCGCATACGACGCGGGCTTCCACGCTCAAGAACTCAATTCCTACCAATGAGATCCTGGCCCACGCATCGATCACGATTCCCTTATCCAGAATACGATCGACAACCTCTGCTAATGAAGAACTCGCCATTGACTTTTGAACTGCCATTTGACACCTTCCTTTCTTCTTTTGACCTCTTCCAAGCGTCGGAAGTAATACAGCAATATGCGTACCAAAAATTTAGATGTCATCGTAAAAGCTATAAGCACGTGATGATCTCACTATAGCAATAATAATAAGCAAAACAGGGTTTTCAAGGATTTTAGAACTGGAAAAATCGGCATTGAGTTCCCTCATTCAGGAATTAAATCCTGATTTCTGGGGATAAAAGCGTAGGGGTATTTTCTGGGTTTAGTTCACGCGGGATTGAGTCTCTTAGCGATAAAATCTTGTACAAACAGGCAAGAAATAGAAATCAAAAATCAAAATGCAAATATCAAAATGACAAATCAAAATTTAAAATGTATCTTCTCAAGGGTTTTTCGTTCACGAGACGGAGATACTCTAGCCCCTTGGGTATTCATTCAAGGAACAACAGCATAGGTATCATTTTTGATATTTGCATTGTCATTTTGATCTTTGATTTTTGATTTTTGATTTCTATGGGTTTATTTGATTCTGGCTTGTCCAGGTTAGGGCTAAGTCTTTTATTGACCCTCCCACATGACTTTAAGCAGAAAGATCGTATCTTTTCTCAAATTGGCTTTAGCCCACACCTTCTGTTTTTCATCCAGCAGTTCACCCATGCCGGAGAGGATGTGCCTTTCCCCCAATTTTTCCAAAAGGTCGATACATTTCTGCAAAAAATTCTTGAATGACATACCGGCTCTGGTTTCGACAATCGCTTTGTTGATGGGCCAATTTTTCTCCAAAAAATGCCAAGTGTCATAAATGTCACGATTCGTTTTACCCATTCGTTCAACCATCGCCACCAGCTTGTGCGCCGCCATGTCCTCCCGTGTCATAACCTTCATGGAAATACCCAGATAGGCCTTCACTTCATACCTTGATCCGAATTCCCTTCGGTTGATTTCCACCTTGATATTCTGAGCACCCAGGACTTTATTATCATAGGAAAGGACATAAA includes the following:
- the gvpA gene encoding gas vesicle structural protein GvpA, with product MAVQKSMASSSLAEVVDRILDKGIVIDAWARISLVGIEFLSVEARVVCAGVETYLKYAEAIGLTQTAAQPA
- the gvpN gene encoding gas vesicle protein GvpN, which translates into the protein MQTSEITILQPKAGADFVETPFVKGIQERALHYLNAGFPVHFRGISGTGKTTSALRVAELLERPVIMVHGDEQLTTNELVGAQTGYHVRKLRDNFIASVLKVEEDSSKRWVDNRLTVAVENGYTLIYDEFTRSRPEANNVLLSVLQEGILDLPGGGRDDGESCIKVHPNFRAIFTSNPEEYAGVHRSQDALRDRMVTLDLEPFDEETECAITARRSGLPKEVALKIVKIVRYLREHGQYEFAPTIRGCIMIAKTVQDYRKGISLDPNDPIFKQICLDVLCSETSRIGSKTTSAKVKEVVEEAIHQFGSNGKKQKGK
- a CDS encoding nucleotidyl transferase AbiEii/AbiGii toxin family protein — encoded protein: YVLSYDNKVLGAQNIKVEINRREFGSRYEVKAYLGISMKVMTREDMAAHKLVAMVERMGKTNRDIYDTWHFLEKNWPINKAIVETRAGMSFKNFLQKCIDLLEKLGERHILSGMGELLDEKQKVWAKANLRKDTIFLLKVMWEGQ
- a CDS encoding Hsp20/alpha crystallin family protein, which produces MKKEKKKDKSDEEVKFPFEFKSGGLFGGLFQGLGNLIELADKIKEEGGVIQKEGEFTVPGQKDMKGVFGFTVRTMAGAGGTTKPVVEAFGNIKKTPKGPVVEEAREPIVDVFEDGDTVQIVSELPGVSENEIHYEVHGDVVSLSTTGKRKYSKEILLKTSVESEGAQMSYKNGMLELKLKKKVK